One genomic segment of Streptomyces sp. RKND-216 includes these proteins:
- a CDS encoding NAD(P)/FAD-dependent oxidoreductase encodes MFGPDFPFAYDDFLAHPAGIGSVPATEHGTEVAVVGGGLSGLVAAYELMKMGLRPVVYEADRLGGRLRTDRFEGCEGDLTAEMGAMRFPPSSTAFRHYVDLTGLETTPFPNPLAPDTPSTVVDLKGESHYARTLDDLPEVYHQVMDAWNACLEEGADFSDMQHAIRERDVPRIREIWARLVEKLDNQTFYGFLCDAKAFSSFRHREIFGQVGFGTGGWDTDFPNSILEILRVVYTGADDDHRGIVGGSQQLPERLWEREPAKIVHWQHGTSLASLHDGGRPRPAVTRMHRTAGNRVTITDADGRIRTYRAAVFTAQSWMMLAKIDCDDALLPIDHWTAVERTHYMESSKLFVPVDRPFWLDTDEETGRDVMSMTLTDRMTRGTYLLDDGPDRPAVICLSYTWCDDSLKWLPLSPEERLEVMLKSLREIYPKVDIRRHIIGDPVTVSWENEPYFMGAFKANLPGHYRYQRRLFTHFMQDRLPEDKRGLFLAGDDISWTAGWAEGAVHTALNAVWGVMHQFGGSTDPSNPGPGDVYDEIAPVELPED; translated from the coding sequence ATGTTCGGCCCGGACTTCCCCTTCGCCTACGACGACTTCCTCGCCCACCCGGCGGGAATCGGCTCGGTGCCCGCCACCGAACACGGCACCGAGGTCGCCGTGGTCGGCGGCGGCCTGTCCGGCCTCGTCGCCGCCTACGAGCTGATGAAGATGGGCCTCCGGCCCGTCGTGTACGAGGCCGACCGGCTCGGCGGACGGCTGCGCACCGACCGCTTCGAGGGCTGCGAGGGTGACCTCACGGCGGAGATGGGCGCCATGCGCTTCCCGCCTTCCTCCACCGCTTTCCGGCACTACGTCGACCTGACCGGCCTGGAGACCACGCCGTTCCCGAACCCCCTCGCGCCGGACACCCCGTCCACGGTCGTCGACCTCAAGGGTGAGTCCCACTACGCCCGCACCCTCGACGACCTGCCCGAGGTCTACCACCAGGTCATGGACGCCTGGAACGCCTGCCTGGAGGAGGGCGCCGACTTCTCCGACATGCAGCACGCCATCCGCGAGCGCGACGTGCCGCGCATCCGCGAGATCTGGGCGCGGCTGGTCGAGAAGCTCGACAACCAGACCTTCTACGGCTTCCTGTGCGACGCGAAGGCCTTCTCCTCCTTCCGGCACAGGGAGATCTTCGGCCAGGTCGGCTTCGGCACCGGCGGCTGGGACACCGACTTCCCCAACTCCATCCTGGAGATCCTCCGGGTCGTCTACACCGGCGCCGACGACGACCACCGCGGCATCGTCGGCGGCTCCCAGCAGCTCCCGGAGCGGCTGTGGGAGCGGGAGCCGGCGAAGATCGTGCACTGGCAGCACGGCACCTCGCTGGCCTCGCTGCACGACGGCGGCCGCCCGCGCCCCGCGGTGACCCGGATGCACCGCACGGCCGGCAACCGCGTCACGATCACCGACGCCGACGGCCGCATCCGCACCTACCGGGCCGCGGTCTTCACCGCGCAGTCCTGGATGATGCTCGCCAAGATCGACTGCGACGACGCGCTGCTGCCCATCGATCACTGGACCGCCGTCGAGCGCACCCACTACATGGAGTCCTCCAAGCTGTTCGTCCCCGTCGACCGGCCGTTCTGGCTCGACACCGACGAGGAGACCGGCCGGGACGTGATGTCGATGACGCTCACCGACCGCATGACCCGCGGCACCTACCTGCTCGACGACGGCCCGGACCGGCCCGCGGTCATCTGCCTCTCCTACACCTGGTGCGACGACAGCCTGAAGTGGCTGCCGCTCAGCCCCGAGGAGCGCCTCGAGGTGATGCTGAAGTCGCTGCGGGAGATCTATCCCAAGGTCGACATCCGCAGGCACATCATCGGCGACCCGGTGACCGTCTCCTGGGAGAACGAGCCCTACTTCATGGGGGCGTTCAAGGCCAACCTGCCCGGCCACTACCGCTACCAGCGGCGCCTGTTCACGCATTTCATGCAGGACCGGCTGCCCGAGGACAAGCGCGGCCTGTTCCTGGCCGGAGACGACATCTCCTGGACCGCCGGCTGGGCGGAGGGTGCCGTGCACACCGCGCTGAACGCCGTCTGGGGCGTGATGCACCAGTTCGGTGGCTCCACCGACCCGTCGAACCCGGGACCGGGCGACGTCTACGACGAGATCGCCCCGGTCGAGCTCCCCGAAGACTGA
- a CDS encoding MFS transporter, whose translation MARGEERIGGGRETRSARRAVAVVFAVHGTASGTFATRIPWMREHLGLSPGWLGVALVCVTLGASAAMPLSAFLEHRLGPRATLRGTSLACSAGLALPPLMPGLGWLCGALFLFGCGLGLMDVAMNAQGVYVEERYGRSVLSSLHGMWSVGGLAGGALGVLAAHGGLPATLHLALVAPALCGVAVVACQWVLDVRPDAGAAEPEPPRFALPTRGALAVGLVGFCAVFAEGASMDWSGIYLRDVTGASPGLAATAYTAFACTMAVTRLAGDATVERFGAVRTVRAGGVLATLGGVLVTTAEAPASAVAGYALIGVGIAVVVPLCFSAAGRASEGSAGRAVAGVATLAYASGLAAPAAVGWVAEATSLPVSFGVVTVLTSGLVLGAGVLRPAPRTSGPAAVPTGGTDGGSGTGTAGRSAGKCAADGGTGAREA comes from the coding sequence ATGGCCCGGGGCGAGGAGCGGATCGGCGGCGGGCGGGAGACCCGTTCGGCGCGGCGGGCCGTGGCGGTGGTGTTCGCGGTGCACGGGACGGCCAGCGGCACGTTCGCCACCCGCATCCCGTGGATGCGCGAGCACCTCGGCCTGAGCCCCGGATGGCTGGGCGTGGCGCTGGTGTGCGTGACGCTGGGGGCGTCGGCGGCGATGCCGCTGTCGGCTTTCCTGGAGCACCGGTTGGGGCCGCGGGCGACGTTGCGCGGCACCTCGCTGGCGTGCTCCGCGGGCCTGGCGCTGCCGCCGCTGATGCCGGGACTGGGGTGGCTGTGCGGGGCGCTGTTCCTGTTCGGCTGCGGGCTGGGCCTGATGGACGTGGCGATGAACGCGCAGGGCGTGTACGTGGAGGAGCGCTACGGGCGTTCAGTGCTGTCGTCACTGCACGGCATGTGGAGCGTGGGCGGTCTGGCGGGCGGCGCGCTGGGGGTGCTGGCCGCGCACGGCGGCCTGCCGGCGACGCTGCACCTGGCCCTCGTGGCGCCGGCGCTGTGCGGGGTGGCGGTGGTGGCCTGCCAGTGGGTGCTGGACGTGCGGCCGGACGCCGGGGCGGCGGAACCGGAGCCGCCGCGGTTCGCGCTGCCCACCCGGGGCGCGCTGGCGGTCGGGCTGGTGGGATTCTGCGCGGTGTTCGCCGAGGGCGCGTCCATGGACTGGTCGGGCATCTACCTGCGGGACGTCACCGGCGCGTCACCCGGCCTGGCGGCCACCGCCTACACGGCGTTCGCCTGCACCATGGCGGTCACCCGGCTGGCGGGCGACGCGACGGTGGAACGCTTCGGGGCGGTGCGCACGGTGCGTGCGGGCGGGGTCCTGGCGACGCTCGGCGGAGTGCTGGTGACGACCGCGGAAGCGCCCGCGTCCGCCGTGGCCGGTTACGCGCTGATCGGGGTGGGCATCGCGGTGGTGGTGCCGCTGTGCTTCTCGGCCGCCGGGCGGGCCTCGGAGGGCTCCGCGGGGCGGGCCGTCGCCGGCGTGGCGACGCTGGCCTATGCGTCGGGCCTGGCCGCTCCGGCAGCGGTGGGCTGGGTGGCCGAAGCCACCTCGCTGCCGGTGTCCTTCGGCGTGGTCACCGTGCTGACGTCCGGTCTGGTGCTGGGGGCGGGCGTGCTGCGGCCGGCCCCGCGCACCTCCGGACCGGCCGCCGTCCCGACGGGCGGTACGGACGGCGGGAGCGGGACCGGCACCGCCGGGCGCAGCGCGGGGAAGTGCGCCGCGGACGGCGGCACGGGAGCCCGGGAGGCGTAA
- the ribD gene encoding bifunctional diaminohydroxyphosphoribosylaminopyrimidine deaminase/5-amino-6-(5-phosphoribosylamino)uracil reductase RibD — MRRALALAARGLGSTSPNPVVGCVVLDRDGRTVGEGWHQRAGGPHAEIHALAEAGDDAAGGTAVVTLEPCDHTGRTGPCTRALLDARVARVVYAVPDPTDGAAGGAATLRAAGVDVVSGLLGDEAGEVNAAWLTAVRRGTPHVTWKYAATLDGRSAAADGTSRWITSAAARADVHRLRAESDAVVVGSGTLRADDPHLAVRGVEGAVQPLRVVLDTEATLTAGARVLDGAAPTLVAVAEDAGTGHLPGETDVLRLPRGEDGHGLALRPLLTALHARGVRSVLLEGGPTLAGAFLAAGAVDRVVGYLAPVLLGDGPPALAGGGITTLTEALRLHVTGTAHLGPDLRITAVPVPAAAAAAAAAGRP; from the coding sequence ATGCGCCGCGCCCTCGCGCTCGCCGCCCGCGGCCTGGGCTCCACCAGCCCCAACCCGGTCGTCGGCTGCGTCGTACTCGACCGCGACGGGCGCACCGTCGGCGAAGGATGGCACCAGCGCGCCGGCGGCCCGCACGCCGAGATCCACGCCCTCGCCGAGGCCGGCGACGACGCGGCCGGCGGTACCGCCGTGGTCACCCTCGAGCCCTGCGACCACACCGGACGCACCGGCCCCTGCACCCGCGCCCTCCTCGACGCCCGCGTCGCCCGCGTGGTCTACGCCGTGCCCGACCCCACCGACGGTGCGGCGGGCGGAGCCGCGACGCTGCGCGCCGCCGGCGTCGACGTCGTCTCCGGGCTGCTCGGCGACGAGGCCGGAGAGGTCAATGCCGCCTGGCTCACCGCCGTACGCCGCGGCACACCGCACGTGACCTGGAAGTACGCCGCCACCCTCGACGGCCGCAGCGCCGCCGCCGACGGCACCAGCCGCTGGATCACCTCCGCCGCCGCCCGCGCCGACGTGCACCGGCTGCGGGCCGAGTCCGACGCCGTGGTCGTCGGCTCCGGCACCCTGCGCGCCGACGACCCGCACCTCGCCGTCCGGGGCGTCGAAGGCGCCGTCCAGCCGCTGCGCGTCGTCCTCGACACCGAGGCCACCCTCACGGCCGGCGCCCGCGTCCTGGACGGCGCCGCGCCCACCCTCGTCGCCGTCGCCGAGGACGCCGGTACCGGCCACCTGCCCGGGGAGACCGACGTCCTGCGCCTCCCGCGCGGCGAGGACGGCCACGGGCTCGCCCTGCGGCCCCTGCTCACCGCCCTGCACGCGCGCGGCGTGCGGTCCGTTCTGCTGGAAGGCGGACCCACCCTTGCCGGGGCGTTTCTCGCCGCAGGAGCCGTCGACCGGGTCGTCGGCTACCTCGCCCCCGTCCTCCTCGGCGACGGCCCGCCCGCCCTCGCCGGCGGCGGAATCACCACTCTCACCGAGGCGTTGCGGCTGCACGTGACCGGCACCGCGCACCTCGGCCCCGACCTCCGCATCACCGCCGTGCCCGTCCCCGCCGCCGCCGCAGCCGCCGCCGCAGCCGGCCGACCCTGA
- a CDS encoding riboflavin synthase, whose product MFTGIVEELGEVVAVEERQDAARFRLRGPLVTEGARHGDSIAVNGVCLTVVDTADGEFTADVMAETLQRSSLGALTAGSRVNLERPTALGGRLGGHLVQGHVDGTGTLLARTPAEHWEIVRVGIPGGLARYVVEKGSITVDGVSLTVVEAGEDFLTVSLIPTTLALTTLGHKQPGDPVNLEVDVLAKYVERLLAAGVTPLAGPTAEAAR is encoded by the coding sequence ATGTTCACCGGAATCGTCGAGGAACTCGGCGAAGTCGTCGCGGTCGAGGAACGGCAGGACGCCGCCCGCTTCCGGCTGCGCGGACCGCTCGTCACCGAGGGCGCCCGGCACGGCGACTCCATCGCCGTCAACGGCGTCTGCCTCACCGTCGTGGACACCGCCGACGGCGAGTTCACCGCCGACGTGATGGCCGAGACGCTCCAGCGCTCCAGCCTCGGCGCGCTGACCGCCGGGTCCCGCGTCAACCTCGAACGGCCCACGGCCCTCGGCGGCCGTCTCGGCGGGCACCTCGTCCAGGGCCACGTCGACGGCACCGGCACCCTCCTGGCGCGCACGCCCGCCGAGCACTGGGAGATCGTGCGGGTCGGCATCCCCGGCGGACTCGCCCGCTACGTCGTGGAGAAGGGCTCCATCACCGTCGACGGCGTTTCGCTGACCGTCGTCGAGGCAGGCGAGGACTTCCTCACCGTCAGCCTCATCCCGACCACGCTGGCCCTGACCACCCTGGGCCACAAGCAGCCCGGCGATCCCGTCAACCTCGAGGTCGACGTCCTCGCCAAGTACGTCGAGCGGCTCCTCGCCGCCGGTGTCACCCCCCTCGCCGGACCCACCGCGGAGGCCGCACGGTGA
- a CDS encoding nicotinamide mononucleotide transporter family protein, translating to MSALDWLGDVAFTALGQQVIWSDMLGNTIGLAALALGWRRNVLTWPAQLLSGLVLVVAYHGADLAGGVGKQLIVISVAVWGWRQWTRGNRQAQDGSVAVRFATWCERGVLAAGTAAGTLAVGGLFTLVPHLSWNPWPDAYIFVGTLTAMVAQARGLVEFWFAWLLVDLVGVPLAFSSGLAFSGLVYVLYLGLVLWGLRAWWLRSRTATARPTALEGALS from the coding sequence GTGAGCGCCCTGGACTGGCTCGGCGACGTGGCGTTCACCGCCCTCGGCCAACAGGTCATCTGGTCCGACATGCTGGGCAACACGATCGGTCTGGCGGCGCTCGCCCTCGGCTGGCGCCGCAACGTCCTCACCTGGCCGGCGCAGCTGCTCTCCGGCCTGGTCCTCGTCGTCGCCTACCACGGCGCCGACCTCGCCGGGGGCGTGGGCAAGCAGCTGATCGTCATCTCCGTCGCCGTGTGGGGCTGGCGGCAGTGGACGCGCGGCAACCGTCAGGCCCAGGACGGTTCCGTGGCCGTCCGGTTCGCCACCTGGTGCGAACGCGGGGTCCTCGCAGCCGGCACCGCGGCCGGAACCCTGGCCGTCGGCGGGCTGTTCACCCTCGTCCCCCACCTCTCGTGGAACCCCTGGCCGGACGCCTACATCTTCGTCGGCACCCTCACCGCGATGGTCGCCCAGGCCCGCGGCCTGGTCGAGTTCTGGTTCGCCTGGCTGCTGGTCGACCTGGTGGGCGTGCCCCTGGCCTTCAGCAGCGGCCTGGCCTTCTCCGGCCTGGTCTACGTCCTCTACCTCGGCCTCGTCCTGTGGGGCCTGCGCGCCTGGTGGCTGCGTTCCCGCACCGCCACCGCCCGGCCGACCGCCCTCGAAGGAGCGCTGTCATGA
- a CDS encoding bifunctional 3,4-dihydroxy-2-butanone-4-phosphate synthase/GTP cyclohydrolase II — protein sequence MTALRNLYADLPDGPDDRPLALDPVAQAVADIAAGRPVVVVDDEDRENEGDLIVAAETITPEIVAFMMSECRGLICTPMEETDLDRLAMPQMVAHNTESMGTAFTVSVDADPGHGVTTGISAADRAATIRLLADPGAAAGDFVRPGHVFPLRAKPGGVLARAGHTEAGVDLARLAGLRPAAAIVEIAGEDGAMLRLPELVPFARKHGLSIISIEALIAHRRAQEPTVRREATTRLPTRYGDFHAHGYRSTADGVEHIALVAGDPAALGGQDVLVRVHSECLTGDVFGSQRCDCGPQLQASLDRVQAEGRGVVLYLRGHEGRGIGLMSKLRAYELQERGRDTLDANLELGLPADARDYGAAAQILSDLGVRSLRLMTNNPEKTAAMVAHGLRVTGREPMAVIAGEHNIRYLRTKRDRMGHELPWLDAEPVSACGNQ from the coding sequence ATGACCGCACTGCGGAACCTCTACGCCGACCTCCCCGACGGGCCGGACGACCGCCCGCTCGCCCTCGACCCTGTCGCGCAGGCCGTCGCCGACATCGCCGCCGGCCGCCCGGTGGTCGTCGTCGACGACGAGGACCGGGAGAACGAGGGCGACCTGATCGTCGCCGCCGAGACGATCACCCCCGAGATCGTCGCCTTCATGATGAGCGAGTGCCGCGGCCTGATCTGCACGCCCATGGAGGAGACCGACCTCGACCGGCTCGCCATGCCGCAGATGGTGGCCCACAACACCGAGTCCATGGGCACCGCCTTCACCGTGTCCGTGGACGCCGACCCCGGCCACGGCGTCACCACCGGCATCTCCGCCGCCGACCGCGCCGCCACCATCCGGCTGCTCGCCGACCCCGGCGCCGCGGCCGGTGACTTCGTCCGGCCCGGGCACGTCTTCCCGCTGCGCGCCAAGCCCGGCGGCGTCCTCGCCCGCGCCGGGCACACCGAGGCCGGCGTCGACCTGGCCCGCCTCGCCGGGTTGCGGCCCGCCGCGGCGATCGTCGAGATCGCGGGCGAGGACGGCGCGATGCTCCGCCTCCCCGAACTCGTGCCGTTCGCCCGCAAGCACGGACTGTCCATCATCTCCATCGAGGCCCTCATCGCCCACCGTCGGGCCCAGGAGCCCACCGTGCGGCGGGAGGCCACCACGCGCCTGCCCACCCGCTACGGGGACTTCCACGCCCACGGCTACCGCTCCACCGCCGACGGCGTCGAGCACATCGCCCTGGTCGCGGGGGACCCGGCCGCCCTCGGCGGCCAGGACGTGCTGGTGCGCGTCCACTCCGAATGCCTCACCGGCGACGTCTTCGGGTCCCAGCGCTGCGACTGCGGCCCGCAGCTCCAGGCGTCCCTGGACCGGGTCCAGGCGGAGGGGCGCGGCGTCGTGCTGTACCTGCGCGGCCACGAGGGCCGCGGCATCGGCCTGATGTCCAAGCTGCGCGCCTACGAACTGCAGGAACGCGGCCGCGACACCCTGGACGCCAACCTGGAACTCGGCCTGCCCGCAGACGCCCGCGACTACGGGGCGGCCGCGCAGATCCTCTCCGACCTCGGCGTACGCTCCCTGCGGCTGATGACCAACAACCCGGAGAAGACCGCCGCCATGGTCGCGCACGGCCTCCGCGTCACCGGACGCGAACCCATGGCCGTCATCGCCGGCGAACACAACATCCGCTACCTGCGCACCAAGCGTGACCGGATGGGACACGAACTGCCCTGGCTGGACGCCGAGCCGGTCTCCGCCTGCGGCAATCAGTGA
- the ribH gene encoding 6,7-dimethyl-8-ribityllumazine synthase, with amino-acid sequence MSGKGAPELTVRNCGDLRVAVIAAQWHEKIMDGLVDGALRALRELGIDEPTLLRVPGSFELPVVAKVLAGRGYDAVVALGVVVRGGTPHFDYVCQGVTHGLTQVSVDTGVPVGFGVLTCDTEEQALDRAGLPGSTEDKGHEAVTAAVATATTLRTVAEPWR; translated from the coding sequence GTGAGCGGCAAGGGCGCACCCGAACTGACCGTCAGGAACTGCGGCGACCTCCGCGTCGCCGTGATCGCGGCGCAGTGGCACGAGAAGATCATGGACGGCCTGGTCGACGGAGCCCTGCGGGCCCTGCGTGAACTCGGCATCGACGAACCCACCCTGCTGCGCGTCCCCGGCAGCTTCGAACTGCCCGTCGTCGCCAAGGTGCTGGCCGGCCGCGGGTACGACGCCGTCGTCGCCCTCGGCGTCGTCGTCCGCGGCGGCACCCCGCACTTCGACTACGTGTGCCAGGGCGTCACCCACGGCCTCACCCAGGTTTCCGTGGACACCGGCGTCCCCGTCGGCTTCGGCGTGCTCACCTGCGACACCGAGGAGCAGGCCCTGGACCGGGCCGGTCTGCCCGGTTCGACCGAGGACAAGGGCCACGAGGCCGTCACCGCCGCCGTCGCCACCGCCACCACCCTGCGCACCGTCGCCGAACCCTGGCGCTGA
- a CDS encoding phosphoribosyl-ATP diphosphatase yields MANKTFEELFTELQQKAADGDPITSRTAELVSQGVHAIGKKVVEEAAEVWMAAEYEGEDRTAEEISQLLYHLQVMMIARGVTLDDVYAHL; encoded by the coding sequence ATGGCGAACAAGACATTCGAGGAGCTCTTCACCGAGCTGCAGCAGAAGGCCGCCGACGGCGACCCGATCACCTCCCGCACCGCCGAACTGGTGAGCCAGGGCGTGCACGCGATCGGCAAGAAGGTCGTCGAGGAGGCCGCCGAGGTGTGGATGGCCGCCGAGTACGAGGGCGAGGACCGCACCGCCGAGGAGATCTCCCAGCTCCTCTACCACCTGCAGGTCATGATGATCGCCCGCGGCGTCACCCTCGACGACGTATACGCTCACCTGTGA
- the hisG gene encoding ATP phosphoribosyltransferase, protein MLRIAVPNKGSLAEPASEMLHEAGYRQRRDRRELVLVDNDNEVEFFFLRPRDIAVYVGSGKLDIGITGRDLLLDSGSEAEEIMQLGFAGSTFRYATRPGTAKDVRDFGGMTVATSFAGLVTRHLADNDVDASVVRLDGAVETAIQLGVAEIIADVVETGTTLRNAGLEIISEPILHSEAVVIRRAGETAEDPAREDPKVAQFLRRMQGVLVARRYVMMDYDIRAERLEEAVALTPGLESPTVSPLHDQGWVAVRSMVRTEEAQRIMDDLYELGARAILTTGIHACRI, encoded by the coding sequence ATGCTGCGCATCGCCGTCCCCAACAAAGGTTCACTCGCCGAGCCTGCGTCGGAGATGCTTCATGAGGCGGGCTACCGGCAGCGCAGGGACCGCCGGGAACTCGTGCTCGTCGACAACGACAACGAGGTCGAGTTCTTCTTCCTCCGCCCCCGCGACATCGCCGTCTACGTGGGTTCCGGGAAGCTGGACATCGGCATCACCGGCCGCGACCTGCTGCTGGATTCCGGCTCCGAGGCCGAGGAGATCATGCAGCTCGGCTTCGCCGGCTCCACCTTCCGCTACGCCACCCGCCCCGGCACCGCCAAGGACGTCCGCGACTTCGGCGGCATGACGGTGGCCACCTCCTTCGCCGGGCTGGTCACCCGCCACCTCGCCGACAACGACGTGGACGCCTCCGTCGTCCGTCTCGACGGCGCCGTGGAGACGGCCATCCAGCTCGGTGTCGCCGAGATCATCGCCGATGTCGTGGAGACCGGCACCACCCTCCGCAACGCCGGCCTGGAGATCATCAGCGAGCCCATCCTGCACTCGGAGGCCGTCGTCATCCGGCGCGCCGGGGAGACCGCCGAGGACCCGGCCCGCGAGGACCCCAAGGTCGCTCAGTTCCTGCGCCGCATGCAGGGCGTCCTCGTCGCCCGCCGCTACGTGATGATGGACTACGACATCCGCGCCGAACGGCTGGAAGAGGCCGTTGCCCTCACCCCCGGACTGGAGTCGCCGACCGTCTCCCCGTTGCACGACCAGGGCTGGGTCGCCGTCCGCTCCATGGTGCGCACCGAGGAGGCCCAGCGGATCATGGACGACCTGTACGAGCTCGGCGCCCGCGCCATCCTGACCACCGGCATCCACGCCTGCCGCATCTGA
- a CDS encoding PH domain-containing protein, with product MTPPPPLPVTFRPTRTRIVLLGSGVLAFTAIAVIAMVLDTLDTAERLSFVFVAALFLGVLALLSRPHVTATEDGLTVVNLTTTRQLEWAEVLRVNLRPGDPWVRLDLSDGTSLPAMGIQPGIAREQAIADARALRALTESHGTGDGTGGSAAR from the coding sequence GTGACCCCGCCGCCCCCGCTCCCCGTCACCTTCCGTCCCACCCGGACCCGGATCGTCCTTCTCGGGTCCGGGGTGCTGGCGTTCACCGCCATCGCCGTCATCGCGATGGTCCTCGACACTCTCGACACGGCCGAACGTCTCAGCTTCGTGTTCGTCGCCGCTCTTTTCCTCGGCGTCCTGGCGCTCCTCAGCCGCCCCCACGTCACCGCCACCGAGGACGGCCTCACCGTCGTCAACCTCACCACCACCCGGCAGCTGGAGTGGGCCGAGGTGCTCCGCGTCAACCTCCGGCCCGGCGACCCGTGGGTGCGCCTGGACCTCTCCGACGGCACCAGCCTTCCCGCCATGGGCATCCAGCCCGGCATCGCCCGCGAGCAGGCGATCGCCGACGCCCGCGCCCTGCGCGCCCTCACGGAGAGCCACGGCACCGGCGACGGCACGGGCGGCTCGGCAGCGCGCTGA